A stretch of Eleutherodactylus coqui strain aEleCoq1 chromosome 2, aEleCoq1.hap1, whole genome shotgun sequence DNA encodes these proteins:
- the LOC136610470 gene encoding olfactory receptor 5B12-like, giving the protein MRELAVASRVGEGEGDRTGEKAASLQVFLRIKNSMDNNINQTQVFVFSGLTNEGRLIPFFFLIFLFVYIVSVIGNTGMIAIVQKTAKLHTPMYFFLSYLSLVDLFYSTIITPRMLSDLISLRRAISFNGCAIQFFFFAALAGTEIFILSNMSYDRYVAICHPLRYVSIMTKRKCTCLVLLAFFIGFLQSSLQTNCVFRLQFCQSNLIDHFYCDVPPLLKLSCSDTKYCDLVTVYSVGTCTIGSFLPILISYMLIFSAIIRIKSTEGKQRAFSTCSAHLICTSLFYITVFFTYLRPASDVFDTQDKVACIFYTVLTPMLNPLVYSLRNQEVKRIIIQTVFNSTMVHTILSIIKRKLNLLFIQHKQQKAI; this is encoded by the exons ATGAGAGAGTTGGCTGTAGCAAGTCGTGTTGGAGAAGGAGAAGGTGATCGTACAGGAGAGAAAGCAGCATCTTTACAAGTCTTCTTGAGA ATCAAGAACTCAATGGATAATAACATAAATCAGACTCAAGTGTTTGTGTTTTCTGGTCTGACCAATGAAGGAAGACTCATCCCATTCTTCTTCCTCATCTTCTTGTTTGTTTACATAGTGTCTGTGATAGGAAACACTGGTATGATAGCAATTGTCCAAAAGACTGCCAAACTCCAcactccaatgtacttcttcCTCAGCTACCTCTCCCTGGTGGACCTCTTCTATTCCACCATCATAACCCCGAGAATGCTCTCTGATCTTATCTCCTTGAGGAGGGCCATTTCCTTCAATGGTTGTGCCATTCAGTTCTTTTTCTTTGCTGCTTTGGCAGGGACAGAAATCTTTATTCTCTCTAACATGTCCTATGACCGCTATGTTGCTATTTGCCACCCGCTCCGTTACGTGTCTATAATGACCAAGAGGAAATGCACTTGCTTGGttcttcttgcattttttattgGCTTCTTACAATCTTCCTTGCAGACAAACTGTGTATTCAGGTTGCAGTTCTGCCAATCGAACTTGATCGACCACTTCTATTGTGACGTTCCTCCATTGCTCAAGCTGTCTTGCTCTGATACCAAGTACTGTGATCTAGTAACCGTATACAGTGTTGGCACTTGTACCATTGGGTCATTTTTACCCATTCTCATTTCCTACATGTTGATTTTTTCAGCAATTATACGTATAAAGTCAACTGAAGGGAAGCAGAGGGCATTCAGTACGTGCTCTGCTCACCTCATATGTACCTCCTTGTTTTATATTACAGTCTTCTTCACCTATCTCCGCCCTGCTTCTGATGTTTTTGATACTCAAGACAAAGTAGCTTGTATTTTCTACACAGTGCTTACACCAATGTTGAACCCACTTGTGTATAGCCTGAGGAACCAAGAGGTGAAGAGGATCATTATACAAACTGTATTCAATTCTACCATGGTCCATACCATACTTTCAATTATTAAGCGTAAGCTCAACCTTTTGTTCATACAGCATAAGCAGCAGAAAGCAATTTGA